CGAGCCCGGCGCCGAAAATTCCGACACCGAACACTGCGGGAACCACCGCGCACGTAATGAAGATACCCCGCGGACGAACCATGAGGGTGGCCCCCACCGCGGCGAGTGAGTAGGGCAGAAGAAAGCCGTAGCCGACCGCTTTGAGAGCCAGGCTCACGAGGACCCCGGTTACGGCGCCGGCAATGATGATGGACACCGACGACTGAAGGGAGAAACCATCAAAGCTAGAGGGGGTATTGGCCCTTGGATGTTGGTTCGCGGTGGTCACGTCAAAAGAGTCTACCGGGTGCTAACGCGTAGACCAGTCATGCTGGTTGCCTTCGTCCCCAAAGGCTGATTGCGAACGGGGATAGGTAGAGATCGGCTCAATAGTGTCCGCCTCGTGGCGGTTCGCGGTGACCTCTAATTCGGACAGACGCCGGGCGGTGACCATGACGCGGGAATCAAGCGATCCGAGGGTGGAGTTATACGCAGACACGGTCTTTTCCAGCTGGCGGCCGACCTTAGCGTAGTGATCGTGGAACGTGTAGAGCCGCTGATACAGTTCCCGGCCGAGGCGTTGGATTGTCCGCGCCCGTTCGGAGACGTCCTCGTGCTGCCAGCTCAGCGCCACGGTGCGAAGGAGCGCGAAGAGAGATGTGGGCGTGGCGATGACGACGTTGCGTCCCATCGCGTAGTCGAGCAATTCGGGTTCCACCGATAGCGCCGCGTCAAGAAAAGGATCCGCAGGTACGAAGCACACCACGAATTCAGGGGTGGGGGAGAACGCGTCCTGGTAGCTCTTGGATGCTAATTGGGTGACGTGGGTGCGAAGGAGGTGGGCATGGCGCCGCATGAACGCCGCCTGCTCCTCGGGGGACTGCGTATCCATGGCATCGAGATAGGCGCTGAAGGGTACTTTCGCGTCGACGATGATCTGCCGGCCGCCGGTGAGGTGCACGACGAGGTCGGGGCGCAGGACCTGCTCCCCGACGCGCACGGACACCTGGGTAGAGAAATCGCAGTGCTGAAGCATGCCGCCGAGCTCGACGACCCGTTGCAGCTGCATCTCGCCCCACCGGCCTCGGATTTGCGGGGCCCGCAGCGCGGTGACGAGCTTGTCCGTCCGGTCATTCAAGCGCGTTGACGTCCGTGTGACCGCCTGCATCTGGGCGGTCAGGGACGACAGCGCAGCGGCGCGATCAGTCTCCAAAGCCTGTAATTGCAGCCCCAGTTGCGACACAGCGGAGCGCAGCGGCGCCATCTGTTCGACGAACCTGTCCTCGCTCAGCCCGCCGGGCAGCTGCGGCTGACCGGCGCCTACCGGCGTGGACTGTTCCGGCTGCTGGCCGCGCGCCAGCCAGCCGAGGACGACGCCGATGAGAAGCCCGATGACGAGAGTGACCACAAGGGAAGCCATGGGAGGAACTATGGCACACGTCTTCGACACGACCCCGCTCGGGATGTAGAACACATGTTCTAATCTTGGGTGGTCGGGGCTTTACCGTCGGATCCCAGGCGTCGAGCCGCGTCAAGAAGTGCCGCGTCCGCGTCATCGTTGACCACGGCCGATTCTCGCCAATGGCGGCGCAGCGCACGGCCCTTGATCTCCGCCAAGCGAGCAATTTCCGCGCCCTCCGGGGTGATGTGCTCAAGCTCCTCGGCCGTCTTCTCGCCCGCGTGCAACGTCATGATGTCGATGAGGTAGCGAAGCACAACCGCGATCACGGCAACAATGGGAACCGACAGAAACGCCCCGAGGATGCCCATCAGTCCGCCACCCACCACCACCGAGATAAGAACAATGACCGGGTGCAGATCCATTGCCCGCGACTGCAACAACGGGCTGAGAATATTGCCCTCCAGTTGCTGCACCGCGATGACCAGCAGCAACACCAGCAACGCCTCCTGGAATCCCAGGGACACGAGAGCGACGAGGACTGACAACGCGCCCGCCGAAATCGCGCCGATATAGGGGATAAAGCCAGCCAGGAAGGTAATAATCATCAAGGAGAAGGCCATCGGCACGCCGATGAGCCACAGGCCCACACCGATGAACAGGGCGTCGACCGCAGACACCACCGCTTGAGCGCGAATGTAGCCGCCGAGGGTCACCCACGCCCGGGTGAGCAGCTCCGTGAGATGCCAACCCACCCGACGCCCGGTCAGGTGCCGCAGCCAGGGCAGGAAGCGGTGGCCGTCCTTGAGGAAGAACACCACCAAGACGAGAATCATGAACATTTGAATGACGAGGGACGTCGCCGTGCTGATCCCAGAGATGACCCCACCGGCAATGCTCCCGGCCTGCCCCTGCAACCAGGCGATAGCGTCGTTGAGGGTGTTGGACACCGTCTCGGAGTGGAGGTTAAGCGGCGGCCCCTGCGCCCACACCTGGAGAAACTGGATGCCCTCATACGCCTGGATATAAAGGATCCGAGACTGATTAATGAGGTCAGGCGCCACGAACGCGATGATGGCACCGACCACGCCGAAAAACGCCAGCACCGACAGCACGGCAGCCGCGGCATCGGGGAAATGCAACCGGGTACGCAAAAAACTCGTCAAGGGCGCGAGTACCGTGCAGATAATCAGAGCGAGGATGACGGGCAAAATGCCCACCCAGAGATTCTGGACCACGATCCACAGAACGTAACCGGCAGCCGCGATCACGAAGAGGCGAAGAGCCCACCACGCCGTGGCCTTGATCGAGGTAGCCGCAACGACACCCCGGTCCACCTGATCCTCCGCGCCGGGCCAAGAATCCGCAGGCGCGGGGTCCGCCTGCTGGACGCTGGCTTCCGGTGGGTTGTCAGCCGCATCAACAATCTTGTCAGTCACGTCTGACATCTTGCCCCATGAAGGCTAGAACCTTCTAGGCGAGACCGGGCGGTGGGCAGCGCGTGGCGGCTGCGATAGGATCAGGCGACGTGAGCCTTACTCTTGGAATCGTCGGCCTGCCCAACGTGGGCAAGTCCACCCTCTTTAACGCCCTTACCCGCAACGATGTCTTGGCGGCGAATTATCCCTTCGCCACCATCGAGCCCAACATTGGGCTGGTGGAGCTGCCCGACGAGCGTTTGAACAGGCTGGCCGAGATCTTTGGTTCCGAGCGGATCCTCCCGGCCACCGTCTCCTTCGTGGACATCGCCGGCATCGTCAAGGGCGCCTCCCAGGGCGAAGGCATGGGTAACGCCTTTTTGGCCAACATCCGCGAGGCCGACGCCATCTGCCAGGTCGTGCGCGCGTTCTCCGATGACAACGTCATCCACGTCGACGGGCGCGTCGACCCGGCCACGGACATTGACACGATCAACGCCGAGCTCATCCTCGCCGACCTGCAGACCCTGGAAAAGGCCCTGCCGCGCCTGGAGAAGGAAGCCCGCAAGAACAAGGAACTCGCCGCTACCGTTGACGAGGCCAAGAAGGCCCAGGCGCTGCTCGAAGACTCCGTCACCCTTTTCGCAGCGAGCAAGAACGGCGACATCGATCTGGCTCTGCTGCGGGACCTGCATCTCATGACCGCCAAGCCCTTCCTCTACGTCTTTAACTCCGACGAGGCGGTGCTCACCGACGACGCCCGCAAGGCCGAACTGCGCGAACTGGTTGCGCCTGCCGAGGCCGTGTTCCTCGATGCGCAGACCGAAACCGAGCTGCTGGAGCTCGACGACGACGAGGCGCAAGAGCTGCTGGAATCCGTTGGACAGCTGGAACCCGGACTCACCACCTTGGCCAAGGCAGGCTTCGCCACGCTCGGCTTGCAGACGTACCTCACGGCCGGGCCGAAGGAATCCCGTGCGTGGACCATCCACCAGGGCGATACCGCCCCGCAAGCCGCCGGCGTCATCCACTCAGACTTTGAGAAGGGCTTCATCAAGGCGGAAATCGTCGCCTTCGACGACCTTGATGCGGCCGGCTCCATGGCCGAAGCGAAGGCCGCCGGCAAGGTCCGCCAGGAGGGCAAAGACTACGTCATGGCCGACGGCGACGTGGTCGAGTTCAAGTTCAACGTGTAAGGGTGAGGGGTCGCTGTTTTTACGCTAGGGCGTAGTTAGAGCCTTGTGGCAAGCCGGGCATCCGGCTGGGTAAGCGTCAGTTCAGCAGAGTCGAAACGTGACGATGTCGAGTTCCTCATCGGCGCCCAGTCCGGGGTAGTGGTGATCGAGGGCGGCGTTGAGCTCGGCCAGGTCGTGGAAACCGTCGGCCCGCGCGATAGCGTCCGTCAACGCTGAGCGCTGGCTGGCCTCCACCGCGGTGACGACAGCGGGAAGGCGGGTGACAGAGCCGTCGGCATGATCGAATTCGATGACTGCCGGACCGACGTGAAAAGGATCGTCGACACGGATGGTCTGCTGCTTCGTCTTGGCCGCCACGGAGTCGAGGTAGCCCTCCCACATGTTGATGCGCTGCGGGCCGTCGTAGGGCGGCTCCGGTTCGACGTCGCTTACCGGGCACGGGTATAGCCCGGCCGCATCGCGCAGCACACAGACGGCGTTGGGGGAGCGCCGCCGGAGCTCATCGCGGATGCGGGCAGGTGGGGCGACAACATCGCCGTACGGTGAGCGTAGGACGACGCACGCAGCAGGCGGGTCATCAGGAACGGTGGCTGGTAGTTCGGTGTGGCCGAACTGGATCCTGTTGGAGGACGTGAGCACCGCGACGGTAGTGGCGTCGCTGTCGCTGTTGCTGTCGTGGACGGCGGCGTGGCGCCGGGCGTCGGCGACGAAGCGGCGGAGAGTAGGGGTAAGCATAGGCCTTTAAGACTATCGCGCCGGGGCGGGAAGCCGGGGTGGGAAGCCGGGGCGGGGGAGTGCTTGCACGAAAGTGTGAACATCTGCCGGCTTAAGACTTTAAATATTAAAAGTCCCGCGCTCACACCAGGTGGTGGGAGCGCGGGTTGCACTAGCCGCGACGGTGAGGTGACTTACTCAGCCTCGTCAACGTTCGGGGTGGAGACCTCGGCGGGCTTCTCGTCAGCCGGCTTCTCGTCGGAAGCAGCCTCCTCGGCGGGCTTGTTCTCGGTGCCCTCGGCCTCGGTGGAAGCGCCCTCGGAGTCGGTGCCCTCGACCTCGGTGGAAGCGCCCTCGTCCTCGGTGCCCTCGACGACGACGTCCTCGGTGCCCGCAGCCTCGGAGGAGGAGCCAGCCGGGGTCTCAGCCTCGGAGGAGCCGGCCGGGATCTCGGTGTCGGAGGAGGAGGTCTCGCCGTTCTCCTCGGCCTTCTGAATCTGGGAGGACAGCTGCTGAACGCCCTCGTCCTTGGAGAGTTCGATGCCGCCGGTAATGATGCTGGCGATGACGCCCAGGGCGGTGATGATAGCGGTGACGGTAGCCATGGTGACTGCCTTTCTAGGTAAGCGGTGTGTGTTCCCGGGAGTGCCCGGCCTGACAAGAAACACAGTGCATCGTCTCAGGGGTCTTGTGCAACTCTCAGGTTCAAACTTGATCCTGCCGGGTCAAATTTTTGTGGTGGTCGTCACATTTAATGGCGTCCGTCGTAGGAATATCGTGGGAAGTGGCTGGTCAGCCAGTTATTTGGACCTCTCGTCAACGTTGCTGGCGATTTGACAACGGCTTTCAACAATGTTCATTGTTATATGCTTGTGTGCTTAAGCTGAGAGATAGTAAAGAAAGCCCTGCACAATGCTGTGCAGGGCTTCAGCTTGGTCGGTTGGCCGTGAGGCTTAGGCCGTGGCGTCGACGGTGGCCGTCGTCTTGGTGCCGGAGGACTCGGAGGCGCCAGCGTTCCACAGGGAGTCGTCGAGGATCCCGTTGCGCTTGGCCACCACGGTCGCAATGATGTTCTGGCCCGTGACGTTGACGGCGGTGCGGCCCATGTCGATGATCGGCTCCGTGGCCAGCAGCAGGCCGACGCCCGCCAGCGGAAGGCCGAGCGTGGAGAGCATGAGGGTCAGCATGACCGTCGCTCCCGTCGTGCCGGCGGTGGCCGCAGAACCGAGAACGGCGACGATGATGATGAGCAGGTAGTGGCTGAACGTGAGTGGGACGTCATAGAACTGGGCCACGAAGATCGCTGCGATAGCCGGGTAGATGGAGGCGCAGCCGTCCATCTTCGAGGTAGCGGCCAGAGGCATGACGAAGGACGCGTATTCGCGGGGCACGCCCATCTTCTCTTCGGCGATCTGCTGGTTGACTGGCATGACACCCATCGAGGAACGGGTGAAGAACCCAAGGTTCGTCACCGGCCAGACGCGGCGATAGTACTCCAGGACCGGGATGCGGGCGAAGGCGAGGACGAGCGGATAGAGCACGAAGATGACCAAAGCGAGGCCGACGTAGATGGCGAGCACGAACTTGCCCAGGGATCCCAGGGCCTCCCACCCGTAGGTGGAGACGGCCTTGCCGATGAGGGCGGCGGTGCCGATCGGGGCGAGCCGGATGATCCACCACAGCATGACCTGGATGATCTTCAGTAGCGAGTCGGCGAACTTGAGGAAGGGCTCGGCGTCCTTGCCGGCCTTCACCGCCGCAATGCCGATGGCCAGGGAGAACACGAGGATCTGGAGGACGTTGAAGGAAACGCTAATGGAGTCTTCGGCACGGAGGGTGGCCCCGAGGCCGAGGAAGTTGGCGGGGACGACGGAGTTGATAAAGCCCATCCAGGAACCCATGGTGGAGGGTTCGGCGGCGGTGGCGGCGTCGACGCTCGTGCCCACGCCGGGCTTGAGGATCGTCGCGACCAGGATGCCGAAGACCACCGAGACGAAGGCGGTGATGGCAAACCACGCCAGCGTGGAGATGGCGAGCTTGGCGGCGTTGGTCACCTGCCGCAGGTTGGCGACTGACGTAACGACCGCGGTGAAGATGAGCGGCGGGATAAGCAGCTTGAGCAGCTGTACGTAGGTATTGCCGACCCACAGCAGCAGGGTCGTCAGCCAGCTGGTGGTGTCTTCCGGCAGGGCGGCGTCGAGGCGGCGTGCGAGGAAGCCGAGGGCGAGGCCAATAATGAGTCCGATGACTACCTGGACGCCGAAGTTGGTGCTCCAGGCGGGCAGCCGACGCTTCCGGGCGCTAGGGGTGGGGGAAAGAGTCATGTTGTTCTCCGTGTGTGGCGTTCCCGACGTCGCACGGCGACGCGGACGGGCGCCAATTGGTAAGACCATTGAAGTGAGTTGGAACCCTGAAATGATGTCATGAAGTGCCTTGGAAAAGCAAGACGCCTTGTTCTGCCCTCACTGAACAGATCGGTCTATGACGGCAGCGGGTCCGCGTCGTTACCTGGCACCGCCACCTGCTGGGATCTATCATTGCTGCTATGAAGCCCTTGATTGCCAGTGCCGTCGCCCTGAGCGCGCTGAGTATTTCCAGCATTCTTTCTCCCGTCCTCGATCCGATCAGTGACCTGTTCACGGCCTCCAGCGGAGAAGGCGACCGCGTCGACGTGCAGTCCTCCATCGACGTGATTCCCGGGATGATGACCTACCGCGGTTATCAGAATCTTGCCGATGCGGCCGTCAATCCTTATAACAAGGACGTCATCGCGCAACGTCCCGTCGGCGGCCTGTCCGGTATTGACCGCGCCGGGGATCTCTACCTGGCGATTAGCGATGATAAGAACGACGCGCGAGCCTACGCGATGACCGTGACCGGCGAGCAGGTCACCATCGAGGACGTTATTGCCCTGCGCGATGCTGAGGGCAAGCAGCTCAACGACGTCGACCCCGAGGGTATCCGCATGCTGCCCAACGGCACGTTCTTGTGGTCGGATGAAGGCTGGGCCAAGGAGGGGCGCTTCGAGTCTCCTCGCATTATCCACGCGGACCGCGACGGCACCTACCTCCGGGAGTTCGAGGTGCCCGCCTACCATGCCCCCAACGCCGAGGGCACCCGGGGTATTCACCACAACAACGGCCCCGAGGCCCTCGGTCTGACCAACGACGGCCGAGCGGTGACCGTCAACGAGAACGCGCTTGCTCAGGACGGCCCCCGTAACACCGAGGAGGCAGGTTCGCGCACGCGAGTCACGTTCTACAACATCGGTACCGGCAAGGCGGACAGCGAGTACGTCCTCGACATCGGACCGCTGTACCCCGGAGCCACCGACCGGGGCATCTCCTCGATCGTCGGATCCGAAGACGGCTCCCTGTTTGTGCTGGAACGCGGCTTCGTGCCCGGTAAGGGCAATAGCGCGGAGATTTATCGCCTCAACTTCGACGGTGCCACCGACGTGCTCGGCAAGGAAGCGCTCGACGGCAGCGAAACCCCCGTCACCAAGAAGATGGTCTTTGACTTCGCGGGCAACGACGAACACCCGGAGAACGTCGAGGGCATGGTGTGGGGCGTGCCGGAGGCCTTCGGCGAAGAGGACCCGCAGCTGCTGGTCGTCTCTGACGACAACTTCAACGCGCCGTCGCAGCGCACCCTCCTGCACCGCCTGAGCTTCTAAGAGCCCCGGCGGGGACGGGCGCTACTCCAACCCGGCCTTCACCGCTGGGATCATGACCGTGGGCAACTGCTCCACGTCCTTAGCCGGCGTCTGCTCTGCCTGGGGTAGCACCGCTGGCCCCTCGGCGGAGAGGTTGGTGATCGGGGCGGAGCGTACCTCGGGGTCGATGTCTAAGATCGCATCGCGGTGCGCGACGAACGCGCGGGCTACCAGCTTGCGGCTACTCACCGCCTCGTGGAGGGCGGCCGGAGGGCGGGCGAGACCGCCGATCAGCTGGCCGTCGTACACCGCCACCACACGCTGGCCGACCACTCCCAGCTCGACGAGGACCTGACACGGCTGGAGCAGCTCCACCGCTAAGTCCATGTCTAAGGGCTGTCCCTGGCGGAGAACTTCCGCCCCGTCGGGAACTGTCCCCACTGGCACCGCGAACATCGCCGGCGGGAGGAGCAACGCCCCCGTGAGCTGCCCAGAGGTGGCGTCCATGCTGGTCAGCCGGGCCTGGCACTGGGGAAGCAGGCCTGAGCGAAACACCCGATCGACGTCGAAGTATCTCTCCTTGTCTTGGTTGGCGACAAGCCCCAGGTAACCCGTCGGCCCTGTTACTAACCACCCCTCGGGGTGATCGGCCAGCGTGACCTCCACGTCCCAGTTGGGCAGGGCCCACGCTGCGGCGTGATTAATCCGAGTCAGC
Above is a genomic segment from Corynebacterium uterequi containing:
- the rmuC gene encoding DNA recombination protein RmuC, producing MASLVVTLVIGLLIGVVLGWLARGQQPEQSTPVGAGQPQLPGGLSEDRFVEQMAPLRSAVSQLGLQLQALETDRAAALSSLTAQMQAVTRTSTRLNDRTDKLVTALRAPQIRGRWGEMQLQRVVELGGMLQHCDFSTQVSVRVGEQVLRPDLVVHLTGGRQIIVDAKVPFSAYLDAMDTQSPEEQAAFMRRHAHLLRTHVTQLASKSYQDAFSPTPEFVVCFVPADPFLDAALSVEPELLDYAMGRNVVIATPTSLFALLRTVALSWQHEDVSERARTIQRLGRELYQRLYTFHDHYAKVGRQLEKTVSAYNSTLGSLDSRVMVTARRLSELEVTANRHEADTIEPISTYPRSQSAFGDEGNQHDWSTR
- a CDS encoding AI-2E family transporter; amino-acid sequence: MTDKIVDAADNPPEASVQQADPAPADSWPGAEDQVDRGVVAATSIKATAWWALRLFVIAAAGYVLWIVVQNLWVGILPVILALIICTVLAPLTSFLRTRLHFPDAAAAVLSVLAFFGVVGAIIAFVAPDLINQSRILYIQAYEGIQFLQVWAQGPPLNLHSETVSNTLNDAIAWLQGQAGSIAGGVISGISTATSLVIQMFMILVLVVFFLKDGHRFLPWLRHLTGRRVGWHLTELLTRAWVTLGGYIRAQAVVSAVDALFIGVGLWLIGVPMAFSLMIITFLAGFIPYIGAISAGALSVLVALVSLGFQEALLVLLLVIAVQQLEGNILSPLLQSRAMDLHPVIVLISVVVGGGLMGILGAFLSVPIVAVIAVVLRYLIDIMTLHAGEKTAEELEHITPEGAEIARLAEIKGRALRRHWRESAVVNDDADAALLDAARRLGSDGKAPTTQD
- the ychF gene encoding redox-regulated ATPase YchF; the protein is MSLTLGIVGLPNVGKSTLFNALTRNDVLAANYPFATIEPNIGLVELPDERLNRLAEIFGSERILPATVSFVDIAGIVKGASQGEGMGNAFLANIREADAICQVVRAFSDDNVIHVDGRVDPATDIDTINAELILADLQTLEKALPRLEKEARKNKELAATVDEAKKAQALLEDSVTLFAASKNGDIDLALLRDLHLMTAKPFLYVFNSDEAVLTDDARKAELRELVAPAEAVFLDAQTETELLELDDDEAQELLESVGQLEPGLTTLAKAGFATLGLQTYLTAGPKESRAWTIHQGDTAPQAAGVIHSDFEKGFIKAEIVAFDDLDAAGSMAEAKAAGKVRQEGKDYVMADGDVVEFKFNV
- a CDS encoding ASCH domain-containing protein, translated to MLTPTLRRFVADARRHAAVHDSNSDSDATTVAVLTSSNRIQFGHTELPATVPDDPPAACVVLRSPYGDVVAPPARIRDELRRRSPNAVCVLRDAAGLYPCPVSDVEPEPPYDGPQRINMWEGYLDSVAAKTKQQTIRVDDPFHVGPAVIEFDHADGSVTRLPAVVTAVEASQRSALTDAIARADGFHDLAELNAALDHHYPGLGADEELDIVTFRLC
- a CDS encoding dicarboxylate/amino acid:cation symporter → MTLSPTPSARKRRLPAWSTNFGVQVVIGLIIGLALGFLARRLDAALPEDTTSWLTTLLLWVGNTYVQLLKLLIPPLIFTAVVTSVANLRQVTNAAKLAISTLAWFAITAFVSVVFGILVATILKPGVGTSVDAATAAEPSTMGSWMGFINSVVPANFLGLGATLRAEDSISVSFNVLQILVFSLAIGIAAVKAGKDAEPFLKFADSLLKIIQVMLWWIIRLAPIGTAALIGKAVSTYGWEALGSLGKFVLAIYVGLALVIFVLYPLVLAFARIPVLEYYRRVWPVTNLGFFTRSSMGVMPVNQQIAEEKMGVPREYASFVMPLAATSKMDGCASIYPAIAAIFVAQFYDVPLTFSHYLLIIIVAVLGSAATAGTTGATVMLTLMLSTLGLPLAGVGLLLATEPIIDMGRTAVNVTGQNIIATVVAKRNGILDDSLWNAGASESSGTKTTATVDATA
- a CDS encoding esterase-like activity of phytase family protein codes for the protein MKPLIASAVALSALSISSILSPVLDPISDLFTASSGEGDRVDVQSSIDVIPGMMTYRGYQNLADAAVNPYNKDVIAQRPVGGLSGIDRAGDLYLAISDDKNDARAYAMTVTGEQVTIEDVIALRDAEGKQLNDVDPEGIRMLPNGTFLWSDEGWAKEGRFESPRIIHADRDGTYLREFEVPAYHAPNAEGTRGIHHNNGPEALGLTNDGRAVTVNENALAQDGPRNTEEAGSRTRVTFYNIGTGKADSEYVLDIGPLYPGATDRGISSIVGSEDGSLFVLERGFVPGKGNSAEIYRLNFDGATDVLGKEALDGSETPVTKKMVFDFAGNDEHPENVEGMVWGVPEAFGEEDPQLLVVSDDNFNAPSQRTLLHRLSF